CGCCGAGCAGGTCGATGACGGTGCTGGGTGACTGGCTGGGGATGGTGGCGATGTGGGTGCGCCAGTGGGTTTCGGCGGCGTCGGTGTCGTGGCGGGCGATGAGGTCGAGGAGGTGGGTGTGGTCGTGGTGGTTGTGGGGGGTGGTGTGGGTGGGGAGGGTGGTGTGGGTGTCGAGGATGTGGCGGAGCATGCCGGCGATCATGGTGAGGGTCTGGTTGCCGGCGTGTTCGAGGAGTTGGTGGTGGAAGTGGGTGGGGTCGGGGTGGGTGAGGGCGGTGTGCAGGGTGGTGAGGGTGGTGTCGGTGTGGTGGGTGGCGAGGAGTCGGACGGCGGCGGGTTCGAGCAGGGTGTGGGCGGTGTGGACGTCGGCGAGGGTGGTGTGGCGGTGTTCGAGGACGAGGCCGGCGTAGCGGGCGGCGACCTGGCCGTCGGGGGTGTGGACGCGGGCGCCGCCGTGGGCGCCTCGGCGGACGGAGATGAGGGCTTCGGATTCGAGGACGCGGAAGGCTTCGCGCAGGGTGGGTCGGGAGACGCCGAACTGTTCCATGAGGACGGCTTCGGGGGGTAGGGCGTCGCCTTCGACGAGCTCACCACGGACGATCTGGCGGCGGAGCTGGGCCGCGACGAGTTCGGCGGTCTTGGGCACGCGGACCTGCTGACCGAGGCCACCGCCGAGCGGGCCGCCAGTGGCCGCGGCACGGCCGCCCGGGACTTTTGCCGTCCTGCCACCGCGCTGGTGCTCGGCTAATGTCATTCTTCCGTGCCTCTCCGAACGGACGCGGCTCATCGCACCGCGGGCATTCCGCGTTCCCGCCGGTTCAGGTGTGCGGCCGGCCTAGATGCCCGCCCGTTGCCGGTGCCCGCTTGGTGCCCGGCGGAAGAATGATACACGTTCCGCAATGAGGAGACTGCCGAGCGCACCCTGTTCGCGTGGTCCTTCCGGTCTTCGACACTGATGTCGACCAAAGGTGTCCGTGGCAGTTGTCGGTCGCCGTTGTCGAGGGTCGTTGTCCGCCGTCGTTGTAGGTCGTCGCTGACGGGCGGTGTAGTCGGGCCGGTGGTGCGGCCGGGCGGTGCTGTCCAGCCGTGTTGTCCGACCTGGTTGTGTGGGCAACCGCGGTGCGGGGATGAGCAGTGCGGGCATGAGCGGTGCGGGCAACAAGTCGTGCGGGTGGTTGTCCGAGTACGGCTGTGCGCACAAGACCCCGCGGCGTCAACCGCGGCGCGAGTACCGGCATGGTGGCCGCGTGGCCGCGATCCGCTGTGGTCGACCGATACCCGCGCAATCGCCGGTGTATTCGACGCCGCGCTATCCGTTTCGCCGCTATGGCGTTCAGCGATGGTGCCGGTGCCGGCGGCGACACCGGCGCCGGTGCCGGCGGTGCGGTGCGGTGCTGGCGGCGTCAGTGCCGGTGGGCGGTCGCCTCCTCGACGTGCCGCCGGATGCAGGACCGGGCGAGGTGCTCGGCGAGCGCGCCCTCGCCGCGGGTGATCGCGTCGACGATCTCGGCGTGCAGCGGGTGCTGCCACCACTGCCCGAGCCGGTCGGCCTCCTCGCGGGGATGCGCGAGGTCCGCCAGAACCCGGATGAACAGCTCGGCGGCCGGATTGCCCGCCAGCCGGGCGATCTCGAGGTGCAACAGCACCGGGGCCTCCCCGGTGAAGCCCGCGGCGACCGGCGCCGGGCGGGTGCCGGCCGACCGCGGCCGCGAACGCGCTCCCGCCGCCCGCCCGGCCGGCGCGGCCGGCTGGAGCGCGCCGCGCAACCGGGTCAGGCCGGCCGTGTCGATCCGTTCGGCGAGCCTGCGTACCGCCACTGCCTCCAGGGCGGACCAGGTCTCGCAGAGGTGCTCTGGCCGGGCGCGGGCGAAGTCGAGATAGACCCGGGCGACGTCGCGGACGCCGTCGTGGTCGGGCGCGGTCACCACGAGGCCGCCGCCGGGGCCGGGCCGCGGGCGAGCCACCCAACGGCTCTCCAGCAGCCGGACGGCCTCACGCAGCACCGACCGCCCGACCTGGTAGCGCTCCATGAGCTGGGCCTCCGACCCGAGCCCCTCGCCGACCGGCCAGCCGCGCCGGATGATCTCCAGCTCGATGGTGCGCGCCAGCCTCGAGGCGAGGGTGCGCTGCCCGAACCGAGAGGTCGGTTCCTCCGGCTCGCCGACGACGAGGCCGACCGCCCCGCCGTCCTCCGGGCGGCCGCCGGTGGCGGCGCGGCGGCCCGCGGCGTGCCCGCCGCCGAGGGCGGGGCCGGCGGCGGGCGCGGCGCCGCGTGGAGAAGTCCGTGCTGCGCCGTGGAACGTGCCGGACGCTGTATTCCGGCCGGCCGGCGATAGCCCGTCAGACACTGCTCTTCCTCCGGATGAACTCGTTGGCCGACGCCGGATTTTCCGGCGTCGCCGTGACTGCTCCGACGGCGGGCGGTCAGCGTCGCGCCGGCGACCTGTCGACGGCGTTCGCGATGACACCCACAGTGTGCTCGGATTCCTTTCCGGACGTGTTCCGTACCGTTCCGGAGAGTTCCCGGTAGACGGCACCGACGTTTGCCCCCCGGCATCGGAAGCGTGTTCCAGATAAGGGGCTCCAGTCAACCGATTGCAGCTACCCATGTGGGCCCGGGGCGCGTCGGTTTGGCATCTGTGCAGCTCCGCCGCTTCGTGTCACGGTGGCCCGGAAGCGTGACCGGTGGATGCCCGCCCGGCCGAGAATGCGCGTAGCCCGGCTGTTTCCACTGCGTGGCGGCTTCCGTCGTGCCGTCGACGCGGCGTGCGGCGGTGTCGTCGGTGGTGGACCGGGCCGGGCTCTCGACATCCGGCCGTGTGGCCCATGCCATCCACCGGGACCGGCACTTACAGGCCACCTACATCCCGTTCGACCGTTCGGGCGGAAAAACGACGCACTTCCGGGCCGCTGATACGCGGTGGTCGCGCCCCGCCCCCGTTCTCGGCCCGTGAACCACTCCGGAGTGCCGGGTCAGGGTATCCGCGTTCATATTCACTGACCACCCGCTGGGTTGCGCGCCGGGACGGATGGAATTCGCGGAGGGTCCGCGGCCGGTGGGTCGCGGAAAGAACGGGGCGATCTCGGGAGAAGGAACGGGGCGATCTCGGGAGGCTGGCGGGCCGGTCTCGGGGCCCCGCTCCGCAGGGATGCTCGTCGGAGCCGAGGGTAGCGGCTTGCTACTCAGGGTGACAAATTGACTCCGTCGCGACGGATGAGTCGCCTGCCACAAGAGGTCTCCGGCCTGTCACCGTAGGGACCGAAGTCCTGATCTCGGGCCGCCGCGGCTCGGCGCGGTCTGCGTTACTTCCGCCCGTGTAATTCGGCGAGCAACTTTTCGCTAACTGAGAACTTGTGTTAGGAATGAGCGTCTTTTCGCTGGTCTGGGGGGAAATTGATCACGGTGCAGGTGGCTCATCAGCATTCGAGTCAGGATCTTCTGTTCGTCGTGGTGTCATTACTGCTGGCCGTGATCGGTTCGTTCGCCGCGCTGGTGAGCGCGATGCGGATACCTTCCGCCCAGGGGCGGGCGCGGCTGCGGTGGACGCTGCTGGCCGCGGTGTCGCTCGGCGGTGGCGCGATGTGGTCCATGCACTTCATCGGAATGATCGGCTACCAGGTCGACAACCGCGACGTTCGGTACGACCTGCCGCTGACCGGGCTGTCCCTGCTCATCGCGATCGCCGTCTCCGCGGTGGGCCTGTCGCTGGTGGCCCGGCGCCCGGACAGCCCGCTGCGGCTGGCCGCCGGTGGTGTCGTCGCCGGCCTCGGCGTCGCCGCGATGCACTACACGGGTATGGCCGCGATGCGCGTCGGAAGTGACATCAGCTACCGACGAGGGCTGGTGGCCCTCTCTGTCGGCATCGCCATCGCCGCCGCGCTGGCCGCGTTGTGGATCACCTTCCGGGTGACCACCGGGCTGCATGTCGCGCTGGCCTCGTTGGTCATGGCCGTGGCCGTCTGCGGGATGCACTACACGGCGATGGCCGCGACGCAGGTCCAGACGACCGCCGTGGTGGCCCCGGTCACCGGCGCGGACCCGATCACCCTGGCGATGCTGGTGTGCGTGATCGCCTTCTCCGTGCTCGCGGTCGTGATCTTCGCCGCGCTCGGTGGGGTCACCTATTCCGATCCGTTCTCCTCGGCGCAGGAGCGCAGCCGCCGTCGCGGCGGGCCCCGGCCGGCTTCCGAGCGGGTCGGGGGCGGCCCGTCCCACCGGCAGCGCGCCGATGACGCCGGCCGGGTCGGCGCGGGTGAGCGGCTGGAGCCGGTAGGCCGGGCGGATGTGGACGAGCGGCTGGAGCCGGTCGGCCGTGGTGGGCCCGAGCGGCCTGGGCCGGTCGGCCGTGGTGCCGGTGGCGGATGGCCCGAGACCGGTGACCAGGCCGCCTGGACGGCCCAGCGCGGCGACCGGCGACACCGCGGACCGGCGGGGCACCGGAGACTGGCGTGATCCGCTGGACCAGCGGCGCCCGGCCGATCCGGTCGGCTGGACGGGTGACGCCCACCACGGGCAGCGATGATCTCCGGAGGGCCCGTGGAGGCCGGATGTCGCGCGGTGGCCCTCGGCGTGGTTGTCGTCCGAGCTGCCGCCGTCCGAGCTGCCGCCGTCCGCCGGGTCGCGCGGCCGAGTGCTCGCCGTCCGCCGGCTCACGTAATGGTGTCGGACCTCGGTCGTACGGTGGGAGGGTGAGTCTCTTCGACGCGGAGCTGGCCGAGACGCTGGCCTCCTCCGGCCCGCTCGCCGCCCGGTTGCGCCCGCGCAGCCTGGACGAGGTCGTCGGGCAGCGTCACCTGCTGGCGGAGGGCAGCCCGCTGCGCCGGCTGGTGGAGGGCGGCGGGACGACCTCGGTGGTGCTGTGGGGGCCGCCCGGCACCGGGAAGACCACGCTGGCGCACATCGTCTCCCAGGCCACCCGGCGGCGGTTCCGTGAGCTCTCGGCCGTCACCGCGGGTGTCAAGGACGTCCGCGCGGTGGTGGACGAGGCCCGGGAGACGCTGTCGATGTCCGGAGTGCGGACGGTCCTGTTCATCGACGAGGTGCACCGGTTCACCCGTACCCAGCAGGACGCGCTGCTCCCGTCGGTGGAACGCGGGTGGGTGACGCTGGTCGCGGCGACCACGGAGAATCCCTTCTTCAGCGTTGTCTCCCCGTTGCTCTCCCGATCGTTGCTGCTGACTCTCGAGCCCCTGACCGACAGCGACATCGCCGAACTGGCGGAGCGCGCGGTGACCGATCCGCGCGGCTACGGCGGGCGCCTCGTGCTGGCCGAGGAGGCCCGCGAGCACCTGGTCCGCGTCGCCGGCGGGGATGCGCGGCGCGCGCTGACCGCGCTCGAGGCGGGCGCGGAGGCGGCGCTCGCGGCGGCGGCCGCGGCCGCGGCCGCGGCGGATCCTGCCGCGGCCGGTCCCGTCCGGCTCGAGCTCGAGCTGCTCGAACGGGCGGTGGACCGCGCCGCCGTCCGCTACGACCGGGAGGGCGACCAGCACTACGACATCGTCAGCGCCTTCATCAAGTCGATGCGTGGCGGCGACGTCGACGCGGCACTGCATTACCTGGCCAGGATGCTGGAAGCCGGCGAGGACCCGCGTTTCGTCGCCCGCCGGATGATCATCCTGGCGAGCGAGGACGTCGGGATGGCCGATCCCGGGGCGCTCGGGGTCGCCGTGGCGGCGGCTCAGGCCCTCGATCTCGTCGGGCTCCCGGAGGCACGGCTCGCCCTGGCCCAGGCGGTGATCCATCTGACCCTCGCGCCGAAGTCGAACGCGGTGATCATGGCGCTGGACGCGGCGACGGCCGACATCCGGGCGGGCCGGGTCGGGCCGGTGCCGCCGCATCTGCGCGACGCGCACTACCCGGGCGCGGCGCGGCTGGGTCACGGCGAGCGCTACCGGTATCCGCACGATCACCCGGACGGGGTGGTCCGACAGCAGTACGCGCCGGACGTCCTCGCCGGGTCGGACTACTACCACCCGACCGGGCACGGGTTCGAGCGTCGGGCGGGGGAGCGGCTCCTGCGGCTGCGCGGAGTCCTGCGGGGACAGTCGCCGGACCCCCCGGCCGAGGCCTCCGGCTGACCGCCCGGCGCCGGCCCGTCCGACCGGGGACGGACACGGACGCCCCGGGGGTTACCGGTGGTGCGTGCACACCGGTCGGTAAGGTCACTGGCGAACAGCACCAGCATGCCACCCGGCGCCGTACGAGGGCGCCGCACCGGACGGCGTAACGGCCGCGGTGGCAGGTGGGGCGGCGGGGTGGCCCGTCGGAGCGCGGCGGCCGGCCGGCCCCGGTGGTCGGTGCCACCAGGCGGCACCGACACAGGCGTCATCCACACAGGCGTTACCGACAACGATGGAGGCGAAGCACATGTCCGGTGGTGCGGTCGCGGGCCTGATCGCCTCTGGGGCGTTCGCGGTGCTCGTGCTCTTCGCCTGCTACGTCCTGTACAAGCTCGGCAAGATCTTCGACGAGGCCGCGGCCCGGGTTCGGCAGACCGGGATCGTGATCGACGAGGGCACCGCCCGGGTCCGGCAGGCGGGGGCGACCGTCGACGAGGTCAACGTCGCGCTCGCCCACGTCAACAAGGAGCTCGACCGGATCGACGCGATCACGGCCAACGTGCAGACGGTGACCACGAACGTCTCGTCGCTGACGTCGCTGTTCGCCGCCACGCTGGGCGGGCCGATCGTTCGGGTCGCCGCGTTCAGCTACGGCGTGCGCCAGGCGGTCGCGAAGCGGGCGAAGGCGGATGTCAGCGCGCGCGTGTCGGCCGAGATGAAGGCGGAGAAGTCGCAGCGCCGGGCCGCGCGCCGCGCGCCCGAGGTCACCGCGTCCGGCGCGGGTGTCCGGGGTCGTCGCTGATGGGGACGAGGATGTTCTACGTCGCCCTCGGCGCGGCCACCGGGGTGCTGGTGGTGCGCCAGGTGGCCCGCGCGGTCTCCTCGCTGTCGCCGACGAGTCTGGCCGGGTCTCTCGTACAGTCGGTGCGGGAGTTCGCCGCCGACGTCGGCGAGGCGATGGCCGAGCGGGAGGAGGAGATCCGCTCCGCGCTCGGCCTCGACGGCGCGGACGGCTCCGACGCCGGCGAGAGCACCGGCGTCGCGACGAGCACGGGTGCCGCCACCAGCACGGGGGCAGCCGCGAGTGACCAGGACGCCGCTGCCCCGGGTCCTGACGAGTTCGACCCGGAACGGACGATGCGTCTGGTCCCCGGCGCGCGCCGGCCATGACCTCCGACCGGTCACGGCCGACCCCGGGCGCAGGCCCGGCGTCGGCGGGGTGGCCGGGTGCCTTATCCCGACGACCCTGGACGACGTGAACCGATGGACACGGCCGAGATCCGCCGCCGCTTTCTGAACCACTTCTCCGAGCGGGGTCACACCGTGGTCCCGAGTGCGTCCCTGGTGGCGCAGGACCCGACCCTGCTGCTGGTGAACGCCGGCATGGTTCCTTTCAAGCCCTACTTCCTCGGGGACCTGAAGGCGCCGTGGAACCGCGCGACCAGCGTGCAGAAATGCGTGCGGACCGTGGACATCGACAACGTCGGCCGCACCGCCCGGCACGCCTCCTTCTTCCAGATGTGCGGGAACTTCTCCTTCGGCGACTACTTCAAGGCCGAGGCGATCCCGTTCGCCTTCGAGCTGATCGTCGACGGCTACGGCTTCAACCCCGACGACCTGTGGGCCACCGTCTACCTGGACGACGACGAGGCCGAGTCGATCTGGCGCACCCTGCTGCCCGCCGAGCGCATCCAGCGGCGCGGCAAGAAGGACAACTTCTGGTCGATGGGCGTGCCCGGCCCGTGCGGCCCGTGCAGCGAGATCTACTTCGACCGCGGCCCGGCGTACGGGCGCGAGGGCGGCCCGGAGGCGGACGAGGACCGCTACCTGGAGATCTGGAACCTCGTCTTCATGCAGTTCGCCCGGGGCGAGGGCAGCGAGTACGGCTACGAGATCGTCGGCGACCTGCCCGCCCGCAACATCGACACCGGGATGGGCCTGGAGCGGATGGCCACCATCCTGCAGGGTGTCGAGAACCTGTACGAGATCGACATCTCCCGTCCGGTGCTGGACGCCGCCGGCCGGCTCACCGGTGCCCGCTACGGCGCCGACCCGGCGGCCGACGTCCGGCTGCGGGTCGTCGCCGACCACACCCGGACCGCGGCGATGCTGATCTCGGACGGTGTCTCGCCGTCCAACGAGGGCCGCGGGTACGTGCTGCGGCGGATGCTGCGCCGGGCGGTGCGTGACGCCCGGCTGCTCGGCGCCCGCGAGCCGGTCATGGCCGAGCTGTTCGGCGTGGTCCGCGCGGCGATGGGCCCGATCTACCCGGAGCTGGTCGACCAGGCCGAGGCGATCACGGCGGTCGCGGTCGCCGAGGAGACGGCCTTCCTGGAGACGCTGCGCACGGGCACCAGCCTCTTCGACACCGCGGTCACCCAGGCCCGGTCCAGCGGGTCGTCCCAGCTCAGCGGCGAGTCGGCGTTCCGGCTGCACGATACCTACGGGTTCCCGATCGACCTGACCATGGACATGGCGTCCGAGGCGGGCCTGACCGTGGACGAGGCGGGCTTCCGCCGGCTGATGGAGCGCCAGCGCCAGACGGCGAAGGCCGACCGGGCGTCCCGGCGGATCGGCAACCTGGACCTCTCCGCCTTCCGGCCGATCCTCGCCGCCTCCGGCCCGACCACGTTCACCGGCTACACCGAGCTCGGGCGCGAGTCCGGCATCGTCGGCATCGTCGGTATCGGCGACGGGGGCAGCCTGACCGCGGCCGGCGAGGGGGACGAGGTCGGCATCCTGCTCGACACGACCCCCTTCTACGCCGAGAGCGGTGGCCAGGAGGCCGACCTGGGCCGGATCCGGTTCGACGGCGGCGAGGCCGAGGTGCTCGACGTCCAGCGCCCGGTGCCCGACCTGGTCATGCACCGGGTCAAGATCCTCGGCGGCGAGCTGCGGGTGGGGGCGGACGTGTTCGCCGAGGTCGACGTCGAGCGCCGGCGCGCGGTGTCGCGCTCGCACACCGCCACCCATCTCGTGCACACCGCGTTCCGCCGGGCGCTCGGCGAGTCCGCGACGCAGGCCGGGTCGCTGAACTCGCCGGGCCGGCTGCGTTTCGACTTCCACGCGCTCGGCGCGGTGCCCGACTCCGTCCTCGCCGACGTCGAGGACGAGGTGAACGAGATCGCCCTGCGGGACCTGGAGGTCCGCTGGTACGTCACCTCCCAGGAGGAGGCGCGCCGGCTGGGCGCGATGGCGCTGTTCGGTGAGAAGTACGGCGACCGGGTCCGCGTCGTGGACGTCGGGGACTACGCCCGCGAGCTGTGCGGTGGCACCCATGTGGCCAGCTCGGCCCAGCTGGGCGCGATCAAGTTGTTGTCCGAGTCGTCCATCTCGGCCGGGACCCGCCGGGTGGAGGCGCTGGTCGGCATGGACGCCTTCCGCTTCCTGGCCCGCGAGCACGTGCTCGTCTCGCAGCTCTCC
This portion of the Parafrankia discariae genome encodes:
- a CDS encoding DUF948 domain-containing protein: MSGGAVAGLIASGAFAVLVLFACYVLYKLGKIFDEAAARVRQTGIVIDEGTARVRQAGATVDEVNVALAHVNKELDRIDAITANVQTVTTNVSSLTSLFAATLGGPIVRVAAFSYGVRQAVAKRAKADVSARVSAEMKAEKSQRRAARRAPEVTASGAGVRGRR
- the alaS gene encoding alanine--tRNA ligase, which produces MDTAEIRRRFLNHFSERGHTVVPSASLVAQDPTLLLVNAGMVPFKPYFLGDLKAPWNRATSVQKCVRTVDIDNVGRTARHASFFQMCGNFSFGDYFKAEAIPFAFELIVDGYGFNPDDLWATVYLDDDEAESIWRTLLPAERIQRRGKKDNFWSMGVPGPCGPCSEIYFDRGPAYGREGGPEADEDRYLEIWNLVFMQFARGEGSEYGYEIVGDLPARNIDTGMGLERMATILQGVENLYEIDISRPVLDAAGRLTGARYGADPAADVRLRVVADHTRTAAMLISDGVSPSNEGRGYVLRRMLRRAVRDARLLGAREPVMAELFGVVRAAMGPIYPELVDQAEAITAVAVAEETAFLETLRTGTSLFDTAVTQARSSGSSQLSGESAFRLHDTYGFPIDLTMDMASEAGLTVDEAGFRRLMERQRQTAKADRASRRIGNLDLSAFRPILAASGPTTFTGYTELGRESGIVGIVGIGDGGSLTAAGEGDEVGILLDTTPFYAESGGQEADLGRIRFDGGEAEVLDVQRPVPDLVMHRVKILGGELRVGADVFAEVDVERRRAVSRSHTATHLVHTAFRRALGESATQAGSLNSPGRLRFDFHALGAVPDSVLADVEDEVNEIALRDLEVRWYVTSQEEARRLGAMALFGEKYGDRVRVVDVGDYARELCGGTHVASSAQLGAIKLLSESSISAGTRRVEALVGMDAFRFLAREHVLVSQLSSALKARPDELADRVADIVGRLRDAEKELERLRAQAVLAGAAALAAGAEDVAGVALVTAQVPAGTPADDVRLLALDVRGRLAGRPAVVAVAEAAGAAVVVATDETARTRGLRAGDLVRHSWAALGGKGGGKPDVAQGGRGDADMIPKVFARLRELVADQGA
- a CDS encoding MHYT domain-containing protein — encoded protein: MVSLLLAVIGSFAALVSAMRIPSAQGRARLRWTLLAAVSLGGGAMWSMHFIGMIGYQVDNRDVRYDLPLTGLSLLIAIAVSAVGLSLVARRPDSPLRLAAGGVVAGLGVAAMHYTGMAAMRVGSDISYRRGLVALSVGIAIAAALAALWITFRVTTGLHVALASLVMAVAVCGMHYTAMAATQVQTTAVVAPVTGADPITLAMLVCVIAFSVLAVVIFAALGGVTYSDPFSSAQERSRRRGGPRPASERVGGGPSHRQRADDAGRVGAGERLEPVGRADVDERLEPVGRGGPERPGPVGRGAGGGWPETGDQAAWTAQRGDRRHRGPAGHRRLA
- a CDS encoding FadR/GntR family transcriptional regulator; protein product: MSDGLSPAGRNTASGTFHGAARTSPRGAAPAAGPALGGGHAAGRRAATGGRPEDGGAVGLVVGEPEEPTSRFGQRTLASRLARTIELEIIRRGWPVGEGLGSEAQLMERYQVGRSVLREAVRLLESRWVARPRPGPGGGLVVTAPDHDGVRDVARVYLDFARARPEHLCETWSALEAVAVRRLAERIDTAGLTRLRGALQPAAPAGRAAGARSRPRSAGTRPAPVAAGFTGEAPVLLHLEIARLAGNPAAELFIRVLADLAHPREEADRLGQWWQHPLHAEIVDAITRGEGALAEHLARSCIRRHVEEATAHRH
- a CDS encoding replication-associated recombination protein A, producing MSLFDAELAETLASSGPLAARLRPRSLDEVVGQRHLLAEGSPLRRLVEGGGTTSVVLWGPPGTGKTTLAHIVSQATRRRFRELSAVTAGVKDVRAVVDEARETLSMSGVRTVLFIDEVHRFTRTQQDALLPSVERGWVTLVAATTENPFFSVVSPLLSRSLLLTLEPLTDSDIAELAERAVTDPRGYGGRLVLAEEAREHLVRVAGGDARRALTALEAGAEAALAAAAAAAAAADPAAAGPVRLELELLERAVDRAAVRYDREGDQHYDIVSAFIKSMRGGDVDAALHYLARMLEAGEDPRFVARRMIILASEDVGMADPGALGVAVAAAQALDLVGLPEARLALAQAVIHLTLAPKSNAVIMALDAATADIRAGRVGPVPPHLRDAHYPGAARLGHGERYRYPHDHPDGVVRQQYAPDVLAGSDYYHPTGHGFERRAGERLLRLRGVLRGQSPDPPAEASG
- a CDS encoding FadR/GntR family transcriptional regulator, which produces MTLAEHQRGGRTAKVPGGRAAATGGPLGGGLGQQVRVPKTAELVAAQLRRQIVRGELVEGDALPPEAVLMEQFGVSRPTLREAFRVLESEALISVRRGAHGGARVHTPDGQVAARYAGLVLEHRHTTLADVHTAHTLLEPAAVRLLATHHTDTTLTTLHTALTHPDPTHFHHQLLEHAGNQTLTMIAGMLRHILDTHTTLPTHTTPHNHHDHTHLLDLIARHDTDAAETHWRTHIATIPSQSPSTVIDLLG